One part of the Solanum dulcamara chromosome 3, daSolDulc1.2, whole genome shotgun sequence genome encodes these proteins:
- the LOC129882434 gene encoding importin subunit beta-1, with amino-acid sequence MAVEITQFLLAAQSADAKIRTEAESNLSQFRDQNLPGFFLSLAVELSNDGKPTESRRLAGIVLKNSLDAKETVRKQQLVQQWLTIDSSCKSQIKSLLLSCLGSSVREASHTASQVIAKIASIEVPQKQWPELIGSLLVNMTQQGSPASVKQATLETLGYVCEEISHHDLVQDEVNSVLTAVVQGMNVEEKSVEVRLAATRALYNALDFAQTNFDNEMERNYIMKVICEAATAKEGQLRQAAFECLVSIASTYYELLEPYMQTLFQLTAKAVKEDEEAVALQAIEFWSSICDEEIELQDYEVPDSGDSSVQHSHFIEKALEVLVPMLLETLLKQDEEQDQDDDIWNLAMAGGTCLGLVARTVGDAVVPLVMPFVEANIMKPDWRSREAAIYAFGSILEGPSIEKLSPMVHAGLKHLLDAMKDNNEHIRDTTAWTLSRIFELLHTPASGFSVITPANLQQIVEVLLDSIKDVPHVAEKVCGAIYFLFQGYEDAGTSSSLLTPFITQIISSLIATADRPDSGSKLRTTAYETLNEVVRCSNLSETSQIINHLCPVIMDKLAQTFELQILSSDDREKQGDLQASLCGVLQVIIQKLSSADETKAIILQVADRIMMLFLKVFACRSSTVHEEAMLAIGALAYATGSDFLKYMPEFYKYIEMGLQNFEEYQVCSISVGVVGDICRALDDKILPYCDGIMTLLLKDLSSSELNRSVKPPIFSCFGDIALAIGEHFEKYLQFALPMMQSAAQMCAQLDNSDDELLEYGNQLRRSIFEAYSGILQGFKSTKANLMLPHAPHLLQFIELVAKDSPRDESVTKAAVAVLGDLADALGSSAKTIFKDPAFLEQLLGECLQSDDEQLKETATWTQGMIGRAFSVCG; translated from the exons ATGGCTGTTGAGATCACTCAGTTTTTGTTGGCTGCTCAATCAGCAGATGCCAAGATTCGGACCGAGGCAGAGTCTAATCTTAGTCAGTTCCGAGACCAAAACCTTCCGGGATTTTTTCTTTCACTAGCTGTTGAGCTCTCAAATGATGGAAAGCCTACTGAATCTCGTAGACTAGCTGGTATTGTGCTTAAAAACTCACTGGATGCTAAAGAAACTGTCAGGAAACAACAACTTGTTCAACAGTGGCTGACAATTGATTCATCTTGTAAGTCCCAAATTAAAAGCTTGCTTCTGAGCTGCCTTGGATCATCTGTACGCGAGGCAAGTCACACCGCTTCCCAAGTGATTGCTAAAATAGCTTCCATTGAAGTTCCTCAGAAACAATGGCCAGAGCTCATTGGTTCACTGCTGGTTAACATGACACAACAAGGAAGTCCTGCATCTGTGAAACAGGCGACCTTGGAAACACTTGGTTATGTGTGTGAGGAGATATCTCACCATGATCTTGTCCAAGATGAAGTAAACTCTGTTCTCACAGCTGTTGTGCAAGGTATGAATGTTGAGGAGAAAAGTGTTGAAGTCAGACTAGCTGCTACTAGAGCTTTGTATAATGCTCTGGATTTTGCTCAGACAAACTTTGACAATGAGATGGAGAGAAATTATATTATGAAGGTCATCTGTGAGGCAGCAACAGCAAAGGAGGGACAGTTAAGGCAGGCTGCTTTTGAGTGTCTTGTTTCTATTGCGTCGACGTATTATGAGTTGCTTGAACCTTACATGCAGACTCTCTTCCAGTTGACAGCTAAAGCAGTAAAAGAAGATGAGGAGGCTGTTGCCCTTCAAGCAATTGAATTCTGGAGTTCTATCTGTGATGAAGAGATAGAGCTTCAAGACTATGAGGTCCCTGACAGTGGGGATTCCAGTGTGCAACATTCCCATTTCATTGAGAAGGCCCTCGAAGTATTAGTTCCAATGCTGCTGGAAACGTTATTGAAACAGGATGAAGAACAGGACCAGGATGATGACATCTGGAATCTGGCTATGGCTGGTGGAACATGTCTTGGTCTTGTTGCCAGAACTGTCGGAGATGCTGTTGTTCCCCTTGTAATGCCTTTTGTGGAGGCTAACATAATGAAACCTGATTGGCGCTCTCGCGAGGCTGCCATATATGCATTTGGCTCAATACTTGAAGGTCCAAGCATTGAGAAGCTATCTCCCATGGTCCATGCTGGATTAAAGCATCTGCTTGACGCGATGAAGGATAATAATGAGCACATTAGAGATACCACAGCATGGACTCTTAGCCGTATCTTTGAGTTGCTGCACACTCCAGCTTCTGGATTTTCAGTAATCACACCAGCCAACCTCCAACAAATTGTGGAAGTTCTGTTAGATAGTATAAAAGATGTCCCTCATGTTGCCGAAAAAGTTTGTGGGGCtatctattttctttttcaaggaTATGAGGATGCTGGGACAAGCTCATCTCTGCTCACTCCATTTATAACTCAGATTATTAGTTCTCTTATTGCAACGGCTGATCGGCCAGACAGTGGTTCTAAGCTCAGAACCACGGCATATGAAACCTTGAATGAAGTTGTTAGGTGCTCTAATCTTTCTGAAACATCTCAGATTATTAATCACCTTTGCCCTGTTATAATGGACAAGTTGGCACAAACTTTTGAGCTTCAGATTTTATCCTCTGATGATAGAGAAAAACAGGGAGATCTACAGGCTTCTCTTTGTGGTGTACTCCAGGTTATCATTCAGAAGCTAAGTAGTGCTGATGAAACCAAGGCTATAATACTCCAAGTTGCTGACCGTATCATGATGTTGTTCCTGAAGGTCTTCGCCTGTCGTAGCTCAACTGTCCACGAAGAGGCCATGCTTGCAATTGGTGCTCTGGCCTATGCAACTGGATCAGATTTTTTAAAGTATATGCCAGAGTTTTACAAGTATATTGAGATGGGGCTGCAGAATTTTGAAGAATACCAGGTTTGTTCCATCTCAGTGGGGGTGGTTGGCGATATTTGTCGTGCATTGGATGACAAGATCTTGCCATACTGTGATGGGATCATGACTCTTCTTCTTAAAGATCTGTCTAGCAGTGAACTTAACCGATCTGTAAAACCTCCCATCTTCTCCTGCTTTGGGGATATTGCGCTTGCTATTGGTGAACACTTTGAGAAGTACCTTCAGTTTGCGTTACCTATGATGCAAAGTGCTGCTCAAATGTGTGCACAACTAGACAATAGTGATGATGAATTGCTAGAGTATGGCAACCAGCTGAGGCGCAGTATTTTTGAAGCATACTCTGGAATTCTTCAAGGATTTAAGAGTACCAAGGCCAACTTGATGTTACCCCATGCTCCTCATCTCTTGCAGTTCATTGAACTGGTTGCCAAAGACAGCCCAAG AGATGAGAGTGTAACAAAAGCAGCAGTAGCTGTGTTGGGAGATCTAGCTGATGCTCTTGGTTCCAGTGCAAAGACCATATTCAAAGATCCTGCATTTCTTGAACAGCTGTTGGGTGAGTGTCTTCAATCTGATGATGAACAGCTGAAAGAAACAGCAACCTGGACACAAGGAATGATTGGGCGCGCCTTCTCTGTTTGTGGGTGA